The following proteins come from a genomic window of bacterium:
- a CDS encoding queuosine precursor transporter codes for PWFEAAGSFSAVFGLTWRIVFASLTAYLISSLLDVELFARLRARLNPGMRVVASNALSTLADSVVFIAIAFAGVFPPAQIGMLILGQYVVKLAVTGASVPLIYLVRATVEVGKSETA; via the coding sequence GCCCTGGTTCGAGGCTGCCGGAAGCTTCTCCGCTGTTTTCGGACTGACGTGGCGGATTGTGTTTGCCAGCCTGACCGCGTACCTGATTTCGAGCTTGCTGGACGTGGAGTTGTTCGCCAGGCTACGCGCAAGGCTCAATCCGGGAATGCGCGTCGTCGCTTCCAATGCCCTTTCGACGCTCGCGGACAGCGTGGTCTTTATTGCGATTGCATTCGCCGGAGTGTTTCCGCCGGCACAAATCGGGATGCTTATCCTGGGACAATACGTCGTGAAGCTGGCCGTGACCGGCGCAAGCGTTCCGCTGATATATCTTGTCCGGGCGACGGTGGAAGTCGGAAAATCAGAAACGGCCTAG
- the queF gene encoding NADPH-dependent 7-cyano-7-deazaguanine reductase QueF, whose product MDIKTLKDKRFDIGGVELIDPSVLETLPYDHQPQDTGVFIETKEFTCVCPWSGLPDFATLRLWYFPDLNIIELKSFKYYLHTFRNVGIYQEDAVNRILNDFWECVQPKWIRMELDYQVRGGIHQVCTVVRGEKPMEVS is encoded by the coding sequence GGACAAAAGGTTCGACATCGGCGGCGTCGAGCTTATCGACCCATCCGTGCTCGAAACGCTTCCTTACGACCACCAGCCGCAGGACACAGGCGTATTCATTGAAACCAAGGAGTTCACCTGTGTCTGCCCCTGGAGCGGACTGCCGGACTTCGCGACGTTGCGCCTCTGGTACTTTCCCGACTTGAACATTATCGAGTTGAAGTCGTTCAAATACTATTTGCATACGTTCCGTAATGTGGGAATTTACCAGGAGGACGCGGTCAACCGCATCCTCAACGATTTCTGGGAATGCGTCCAGCCGAAATGGATCAGGATGGAGCTGGATTACCAAGTCCGCGGCGGCATCCACCAGGTTTGCACCGTTGTGCGCGGCGAAAAGCCTATGGAAGTCTCCTAG